A genomic window from Lycium barbarum isolate Lr01 chromosome 4, ASM1917538v2, whole genome shotgun sequence includes:
- the LOC132638192 gene encoding receptor-like protein 9DC3 yields MEYQQLLIFFCFYSLIILSVQQSQLTGFSYAGQHVCARDEAFYLLQFKKGLTIDSTGYIYPMECYEARAKTLSWNVTGDCCKWDGVTCNGFTGHVIGLDLSCSFLHGTINANSSLSKLHHLQRLNLAYNDLVSFPLGNGISELTSLTHLDLSYAATIQTEEIPPGLFKLPKNFSSSLTYLDLQGTSLFGDISDSNLFHLPNLQVLRLGGNSLLTGTLPNFNWSFSGNILELDFSSTGILGKVPDSIGNLHSLWFLNLDYCHLFGSIPESIGNLAAIRELRLSHNNFTGNIPSTISKLKKLNYLDLSSNHFRGSIPESIGNFTRIISLDLSHNSFSGNVPSTVGKLNKLSFLSLSSNNFEGSIPDIFANLSELRSLTFDTNNFTGSFPYSIATLTRLEVLDLHNNLLTGALPSNLSGLQELEMLDLSFNYFTGMAPSWLFDPPLLILHVQANQLTKLPNEIQSNRLGHRHTDINLSNNKLHGEIPGWMLSMNLILLDLSHNFLTGFEKQVWRSMDLSVLNLENNSLQGSLLPSICDMIKLKYLILAHNNFSGSIPGCLGNSSSPLSTLDLRMNNFHGEIPRFLPTGLRYLGLYGNQLGGQVPRSLVNCTILQALDLGNNKINDTFPIWLEKLPNLQAMILKSNLFHGPIGDLESEFPFPELRIFDLSFNGFTGTLPSNFFKKFRGMMDVDEEKTGNGNHTNYLYHVSLVIKGNVYDMRITSIMTSIDLSSNRFEGDIPNSLGSLNSLVLLNLSHNNFWGYIPAEIAKLHELEALDLSWNRLIGEIPGQLSSLTFLEVLNLSYNHLVGRIPLGKQFNSFPIDSYSGNPYLCGFPLSKECGTNNESDESPLEQDDDDSSFASGFTWQAVVIGYGCGMPFGLFMGSLMFILGKPKWFVNFAEDIAQQIAARKRRRQRKRHQRR; encoded by the coding sequence ATGGAGTACCAACAATTGCTAATATTTTTCTGCTTCTATTCACTTATTATTCTTTCTGTCCAGCAATCGCAGCTTACTGGCTTCTCATATGCTGGGCAACATGTATGTGCCCGCGATGAAGCTTTTTATTTGCTTCAATTTAAGAAAGGCCTCACAATTGATTCCACAGGATATATTTATCCAATGGAATGTTACGAGGCCCGAGCCAAGACTTTATCCTGGAATGTTACAGGAGATTGTTGCAAATGGGATGGTGTTACTTGCAATGGATTTACGGGTCACGTGATAGGCCTCGATCTTTCTTGCAGCTTTCTTCACGGAACTATTAATGCTAACAGCAGCCTCTCAAAACTTCATCATCTCCAAAGACTCAACCTTGCCTACAACGACTTGGTTAGCTTTCCACTTGGAAATGGTATAAGTGAACTCACGAGTTTGACACATCTCGATCTTTCATATGCTGCAACTATTCAAACGGAGGAGATCCCACCAGGATTATTCAAGTTGCCTAAGAATTTTTCTTCGTCTCTTACCTATTTGGATCTGCAAGGCACCAGCTTGTTTGGTGACATAAGCGATTCTAATCTCTTTCATCTACCAAACTTGCAAGTGCTGAGATTGGGAGGGAATTCTTTACTAACAGGCACTTTGCCAAATTTTAATTGGAGTTTCAGTGGAAATATTTTAGAGTTGGACTTTTCTTCCACTGGTATTCTTGGTAAGGTACCTGATTCAATTGGTAACCTCCATTCTCTTTGGTTTCTTAACCTCGATTATTGCCATCTCTTTGGCTCAATTCCAGAATCCATTGGCAACCTCGCTGCAATTAGAGAGTTGAGACTTTCACATAACAACTTCACTGGTAATATTCCCTCAACTATCTCAAAATTAAAGAAGCTCAATTATTTAGATCTCTCTTCCAACCATTTTCGAGGCTCAATTCCAGAATCCATTGGTAATTTCACTAGAATTATAAGTTTGGATCTTTCACATAACAGCTTCAGCGGAAATGTTCCCTCAACTGTGGGAAAGCTGAACAAACTTAGCTTCTTAAGCCTCTCTTCCAATAATTTTGAAGGCTCGATTCCAGACATCTTTGCCAACCTTTCAGAGCTACGCTCTTTAACTTTTGACACTAATAATTTTACTGGCTCGTTCCCCTATTCAATTGCTACCTTGACTCGCCTTGAAGTATTAGACTTGCACAACAATTTGCTAACTGGTGCACTTCCCTCTAATCTAAGCGGGCTTCAAGAGCTAGAAATGCTTGATTTGTCCTTCAATTACTTCACTGGCATGGCACCCTCTTGGTTATTCGATCCTCCATTGCTGATTTTACATGTTCAAGCTAATCAATTAACCAAATTGCCAAATGAGATCCAGAGCAATCGCTTAGGTCACCGTCACACTGATATTAATCTTTCGAACAACAAGTTGCACGGTGAAATCCCTGGTTGGATGTTATCCATGAACTTGATACTGCTGGATCTGTCTCATAACTTTCTCACAGGCTTTGAAAAACAAGTATGGCGCTCAATGGATTTGTCCGTCCTTAATTTGGAGAACAATTCTCTTCAAGGGTCTTTGCTTCCGTCCATTTGTGACATGATTAAACTTAAATACCTCATTTTGGCTCATAACAATTTCAGTGGTTCAATCCCAGGATGTTTGGGTAACTCCAGTAGCCCCCTTTCTACTTTAGACTTGCGAATGAACAATTTTCATGGAGAGATACCAAGATTCTTACCAACAGGGTTACGATACCTTGGTTTATATGGCAATCAATTGGGGGGACAAGTTCCCCGATCCTTAGTTAACTGTACAATCTTGCAAGCTCTTGATTTGGGGAATAACAAGATAAATGACACGTTCCCCATCTGGCTGGAGAAACTTCCAAACCTACAAGCTATGATTCTAAAATCAAATCTCTTTCACGGTCCAATTGGTGATTTGGAGTCCGAGTTTCCATTTCCTGAGTTACGAATCTTTGACCTTTCCTTCAATGGGTTCACTGGAACTTTGCCAtctaattttttcaaaaaatttagaGGTATGATGGATGTGGATGAAGAAAAAACAGGTAATGGCAATCACACAAATTACCTTTACCATGTTAGCTTGGTGATAAAAGGTAATGTGTATGATATGAGAATCACATCAATAATGACAAGTATTGATTTATCAAGCAATAGGTTTGAAGGAGATATTCCAAATTCCCTTGGAAGTCTGAACTCACTTGTGTTACTCAACCTATCTCACAACAACTTCTGGGGTTATATTCCTGCAGAAATTGCAAAGTTGCATGAGCTTGAAGCATTAGACCTCTCATGGAACAGACTCATTGGAGAAATCCCTGGTCAATTGTCGAGTCTGACATTTCTTGAGGTCTTAAACCTTTCATACAATCATCTTGTTGGGCGCATTCCGCTTGGGAAACagttcaattcatttccaattgATTCGTATAGTGGAAATCCTTATTTATGTGGATTCCCACTATCAAAGGAATGTGGAACAAATAATGAGTCAGATGAGTCACCACTTGAACAAGATGACGATGATTCAAGTTTTGCTAGCGGGTTCACATGGCAAGCTGTCGTAATAGGGTATGGTTGTGGTATGCCTTTTGGATTGTTCATGGGAAGCCTCATGTTCATACTTGGAAAACCAAAATGGTTTGTGAACTTCGCTGAAGATATTGCTCAACAAATTGCTGCTAGGAAGCGAAGAAGGCAAAGGAAGAGACATCAAAGACGTTGA